The sequence CTGGAGCAGCCGGTGGTCGCGCAGCAGGGCCAGGACCGCGATGCAGGCGGCCACGCCGACCACCGTCCACAACAGCTGGCCCGGGGCGTTCGCCTCCGAGTTCCACCGCTCGATGTAGCCCTGGTCGAGCCGGTGGATCAGTACGAGCCCCAGGCCGGTCAGCAGCATGGCGAGCGGGAAGATCAGCGGGTCCGCGTAGGCCGCGAACCGGCGTATGCCCAGGTGCCCCACCAGTGACAGCAGGGTCATGCTGATGGCGAAGTCGATGAATTTGGGCGGCAGCTCGCCGTTCATGGCGAGGCCCGCGGCGGCGTGGCCGAAGACGGCGATGCCGGTGACGAAGACCAGGAGCAGTGCCTCGGTGCGCCGCCGGGCGACCGCCGTCGTCAGCGGTTTCAGTCCACGCACGGGATGCCGCCGACGTCCTGGGGGGCGGACGGGACGGACGGGGAGGACGGCGGGGGTGCTGCCTCGCGTGAGAACGAGGGCGAGGGCGAGGGTGAAGGCGAGAACGAAGGTGAGGGTGAGGACGGGGCGCCCGGTGTGCCGGGGGCGGCGGAATCTTTGGGTCCGATCTGTTCGGCAATGAGGCGCTTTATCTTCATATCATCTACGACGTTGATGTCCTCCCCATGGTTCCTTCCGAAGCGTTCGACGGGAAGCGTCGTGAAGCGCACCTTCCCTCCGGACAGGTTCTTCGCCTGCTTCAAGAACGCCGACAGATCCCACCCTTCGTCCGTCACCACGTCCTGTTTCGCGACGTCGATCAGCTTGATCAGCTTCGCCGGGTCCGTGAAGGTCCCGGCCGAGTTCAGCTTCTTCGCCGCGCCCGCGAGAAAGGCCTGCTGCCGCCTGGTGCGGTCCAGGTCGCCGCCGTCCAGACCGTGCCGCTGCCGTACGAAGGCGAGCGACTGCCCGCCGTCGAGCGTCTGCGGACCCGCCGGGAAGTCGGCGCCCGAGTACGTGTCCTTCACCGCCTTGTTCAGGCACACCGGTACGCCGCCCAGCGCGTCCGCCAGGTGGTGGAAACCGGCCAGGTTCAGCTCGGCGAAGTGATCGATCGGGACCCCCAGGAAGTTCCGCACCGTCTCGATCTGCGCCGCGCGCCCCGCCTCCCGGCCGGCCTGCTCGCGTTGCCGACCGTCCTCGACCCCCCGCGCGGCGAGCTGCTCCTGCTTCTTCTCCTTCGCCAGCCCGTACGCCTTCTTGATCTTGTCCTTCCCCTGGCCGGGTATGTCGACGAAGTCGTCGCGCGGCACCGAGAAGGCCTTCGCCTGGCTGCCGTCCCCGGGCACGTGCAGAAGGATCAGGGTGTTCGCGTTGTAGCCGCCGATGTCCGAGCTGCCGGCGTGCAGCTTGTCGAGGATCTCGGCCGGCAGCTTCTCGCCGTTCTGGTCCCGGCGGCTGTCCAGGCCCATGAGCAGGATGTTGCTGTCGCCGAACTTCGATCTCTCCGCGCCTTCGAGGGCCTTGGAGCTGCCGATGCCGCCGGCGAGGTCGCGGTACAGGTACCAGGCGCCGCCCCCGGCCAGGGCCACCAGCGCGCAGCCGCAGACCAGCAGCGTGCGGGCCGCCCGTCGGCGGCGGGACGGCCGGCGGCGGCGGGATCGGGTCGTCGGCTTCCTCCGGTGCGCGCTCATGCCTGTCGATGCTGGGGGAGGAGCGCTGAAGGAATCCTGAGAGCGCGCGGCGCGGAGCCGGCGCGCGGTGCGGAACCACGAGAGGCCCGGCGCGGAGCTGAGGGACGCGCGGAACCACGAGAGGCCCGGCGCTACGGGATGCGCAGCACCAGCCGCGCGCCCCCGGTGGGCGCCGGCAGCGCGCGTACGTCGCCCCCGTGCGCCCGCGCGATCTCCCGGGCGATGGCCAGCCCCAGCCCGGTGCCGCCGCTGGCCCGGCCACGGTCCGCGTCCAGTCGTACGAACCGTTCGAACACCCGGTCCCGGTCCGCCTCCGGGATGCCAGGGCCGTCGTCCGTGACCTCCAGCACCGCCCAGCCGTCGTGCTCCGTCGCCCGTACGACCACCTCCGCGCGGGCGTACCGCAGGGCGTTGTCCACCAGGTTGGCCAAGGCCCGCTCCAGCCGCGCCGGGTCACCGGACGCCGGTACGGGTGCCCCCACGTCCAGCCGTAGCGCGACCCGAGGCCCGACCCGGTCCCCGCCCCCGCCCCGCCGCGCCGCGTCCTCCGCGGCCAGCAGCGCCAGGTCCACCGGTTCGCTCCGGGGCGCCGGTCCGCCGTCGAGGCGGGCCAGCAACAGCAGGTCCGCCGCGATCGCCTGCAGCCGTTCGGTGTCGGCCAGCGCGGCCGCGACCGATTCCCGGTCGGGGCGGTCCATCGCGAGGGCCACCTCCAGCCGGGACCGCACGGCGGCCAGCGGGTTGCGCAGCTCGTGGGAGGCGTCCGCGGTGAACTGCCGCTGCCGGGCGTCGGAACGCTCCAGCCGGTCGAGGGTGTCGTTGACGGTCCGGGCCAGCCGGGCGATCTCGTCCGCCCCACCCGGGTCCGGAACCCGCCGGTCCAGCTCGCTCCCGGTGACCGCCGCCAGTTCGGCACGGATCGCGCTCACCGGCCGCAGCGCGCGGCCGGTCACCCACCAGGCCAGGGCCGCGGCGAAGGCGGTCAAGGGGGGCGCGCCCGCCAGCAGTCCGATCGCCACGGCGCGGGTCGCGTCGTCCACGTCGCCGAGCACGGTCATCGCGTACACCCTGTGCGCGCCCGGGGCCTCGACGACGACCACCGCGCGTCGCTCGCCGCCGGGGCGCGCGGGCGGGAGTACGGCCGACCGGGCGTCCGCGCCGGGGCCCGGCAGCGGGACGCCGGTCAGGTCGGGGGTGTGCTTCGGGTCGCCGGTGGTGGCGACCGTCCGGCCGGCCGCGTCCTGTACGAGGACCAGGTCCACCCCGCTCTCGGGCACGGGCAGCCGTCCGCCGGGCGGCAGGGTCCGGTTGTCGAGCTGGGCGGCGACCTTGCGGGCGGCGAGTTCGGCGCGGCCGGTGGTGTTGTCGAGGAGGTTGGCCCGCAGCAGGGCGTGCAGCCACAGCCCGCCGCCGGCGAGGACGGCGGCCATGGCCAGTGCCGCGGCCGCGGCGGTGCGCGCCCGGATACCGCTAACCACCGTCGGGGGCCATCCGGTAGCCGGTGCCGTGGACGGTGCGGATCGAGCGGCGGCCGAAGGGGGCGTCGATCTTCTTGCGCAGGGAGGAGACGTACACCTCCACGATGTTCGGATCGATGCCGTGCGGGGTCTCCCAGACCTCGTCCAGGATGTCCTGCTTGGCGACGGCCCGTCCCGGCTGCTCCATCAGGCAGGCGAGCACACCCAGTTCACGGGCGGTGAGCTCGATGTCCCGGTCGCCGCGACGACAGCGGCGGCCCTGCGGGTCCAGGACGAGGTCGCCGGCCTGCAGCGTGCCGCGGTCGGGGGTGCCGGCGCGGCGGGCCAGCGCCCGGATCCGGGCGGCCAGGACCACGAAGGAGAACGGCTTGGTGAGGTAGTCGTCGGCGCCGGAGTCCAGGCCCTCGGCCTCGTCGTGCTCGCCGTCGCGGGCGGTGAGCACGAGGACCGGGGTGGTGTCGCCGTGGGCGCGCATCCGGGTGCAGATCTCGTGGCCGCCGGGGCCCGGGAGCATCAGGTCGAGGAGGACGACGTCGTACGGGCCGCCGGCGAGGGCGAGGTCCAGCCCGCGGTGGCCGTCGTGGGCGACGTCGACCCGGTGCCCGTCGGCGGAGAGGCCCCGCCGTAGGGATTCGGCGAGGCCTTCTTCGTCTTCGACCACGAGGATGCGCACGGCTCAAGCGTCACATATCGGTGAAACCCTCAGGAGTGGTGCTTCGGTGTCGTACCGACGGGCGGTACCGACCCCACGGCTGCGGACGACCCGGCACCGGATCCGGCGGAGGCCCCGGCAGCGGTGTCGGCGGACGATCCGGCACCGGTTTCGGTACCGGATCCGGCGGGCGGGATCCTGACCGGCCCGAAATTCGGGGGGAGGTCGGCCGCGGCGGGCCATGCCCGGCGGCGCCGGCGGCGTTCGGCGGCGTCGCGGGTGGCCGCCGTCAGCGCCCACGCGGGGAACGCGGAGGCGGTCAGACCGAACCCCATGGGGACCAGCGAGGTCGCCAGGTCCGGCGGGACCGCCTTGTCGGCCGACGGTCCTCCGACGAGGCGGGTCACCGGCTCCTGCGGCCGACTGTGGAAGACGCCCTCGGATTCGATCGGGCGGATCGTGAACGAGCCGTCGGAGGCAGTGAAGGAGCCCTCGCACTCCCCTTGCGTCTCGCCCTCGGAATCCAGCTCCCAGGTGCAGCGTTCGGCGGTGAAGGAGCCCTCCACCCCCGTCAGCTGGGTCACCAGCCGCGGTACGCCGACCGAGAACGCGTAGATCCCGCACGCGAGGCCGATGACGATGGGGATGGCGTGCTGCACGTCCACGCCCGAGCTCTTCCTGGTCATGCGGGGACAGTAGCGATTCCGAACATCCGTACGCTCGCGGTTTCGGGGTTCCGGGCCCGGTCCGCGCAACGCCCGGTGGCGGGAATTGGCACTCCGCTTGACCGAGTGCTAATCGCCGGAATAGTCTCGCACCTGGCACTCACCCCTGGTGAGTGCCAACACAGCGACAGGCAGATCCGGCACCCGCGACGACGGATCGACCTGGTCGCCACCTCAGACAGTTAACCCCGGATCTCCGAAGGGGGAGGTCGGATCGTGACGACCACCAGCTCCAAGGTTGCCATCAAGCCGCTTGAGGACCGCATTGTGGTCCAGCCGCTGGACGCCGAGCAGACCACGGCCTCCGGCCTGGTCATCCCGGACACCGCGAAGGAGAAGCCCCAGGAGGGCGTCGTCCTCGCGGTCGGTCCGGGTCGCTTCGAGGACGGCCAGCGTCTCCCGCTGGACGTCACCGTCGGCGACATCGTGCTCTACAGCAAGTACGGCGGCACCGAAGTGAAGTACAGCGGCGAGGAGTACCTCGTCCTCTCGGCTCGCGACGTGCTCGCGATCGTCGAGAAGTAATTCTCTTCATCAGTACTGCTTTGAGCTGCGCCCCTGGTCACCCCGCTGATTGCCGGGCGGCGAGGGGCGTAGCTCGTTTAAACCCGAGTTTTCGAGAGGGCTGAACCGCTCCCATGGCGAAGATCCTGAAGTTCGACGAGGACGCCCGTCGCGCCCTCGAGCGCGGCGTCAACAAGCTTGCCGACACGGTCAAGGTGACGATCGGCCCCAAGGGCCGCAACGTCGTCATCGACAAGAAGTTCGGCGCCCCCACCATCACCAACGACGGTGTCACCATCGCTCGCGAGGTCGAGCTGGACGACCCGTACGAGAACCTGGGCGCGCAGCTCGTGAAGGAGGTGGCGACCAAGACCAACGACATCGCGGGTGACGGCACCACCACCGCCACCGTGCTGGCCCAGGCGCTGGTCCGCGAGGGTCTGCGCAACGTCGCCGCGGGTGCCTCCCCGGCCGCCCTGAAGAAGGGCATCGACGCCGCGGTCAAGGCCGTGTCCGAGGAGCTCCTCGCGACCGCCCGCCCGATCGAGGACAAGTCCGACATCGCCGCCGTGGCCGCGCTCTCCGCGCAGGACCAGCAGGTCGGCGAGCTCATCGCCGAGGCGATGGACAAGGTCGGCAAGGACGGTGTCATCACCGTCGAGGAGTCCAACACCTTCGGCCTGGAGCTGGAGTTCACCGAGGGCATGGCCTTCGACAAGGGCTACCTCTCGCCATACATGGTCTCCGACCAGGAGCGTATGGAGGCCGTCCTCGACGACCCGTACATCCTGATCAACCAGGGCAAGATCTCCTCGATCCAGGACCTGCTGCCGCTGCTGGAGAAGGTCATCCAGGCCGGCGCCTCCAAGCCGCTGCTGATCATCGCCGAGGACGTCGAGGGCGAGGCGCTCTCCACCCTCGTCGTCAACAAGATCCGCGGCACCTTCAACGCGGTGGCCGTCAAGGCCCCCGGCTTCGGTGACCGTCGCAAGGCGATGCTCCAGGACATGGCCACCCTCACCGGTGCCACCGTCATCGCCGAAGAGGTCGGCCTCAAGCTCGACCAGGCCGGTCTGGACGTACTGGGCTCCGCCCGCCGCGTGACCATCTCCAAGGACGACACCACCATCGTCGATGGTGGCGGCAGCCACGAAGAGGTCCTCGGCCGCGTCAACCAGATCAAGGCCGAGATCGAGTCCACCGACTCGGACTGGGACCGCGAGAAGCTGCAGGAGCGCCTGGCGAAGCTCGCCGGTGGCGTCTGCGTCATCAAGGTCGGCGCCGCCACCGAGGTGGAGCTCAAGGAGAAGAAGCACCGTCTCGAGGACGCCATCTCGGCGACCCGCGCCGCGGTCGAGGAGGGCATCGTCTCCGGCGGTGGCTCCGCGCTCGTCCACGCCGTCAAGGTCCTCGAGGGCAACCTCGGCCTGTCGGGCGACGAGGCCACCGGTGTCGCGGTCGTGCGCCGCGCCGCCGTCGAGCCGCTGCGCTGGATCGCCGAGAACGCCGGTCTCGAGGGTTACGTCATCACCTCGAAGGTCGCCGAGCTCGACAAGGGCCAGGGCTTCAACGCCGCCACCGGCGAGTACGGCGACCTGGTCAAGGCCGGCGTCATCGACCCGGTGAAGGTCACCCGTTCCGCGCTGGAGAACGCCGCCTCCATCGCCTCGCTGCTGCTCACGACCGAGACCCTGGTCGTCGAGAAGCCGGCCGAGGACGAGGGCGACGCCGGTCACGGCCACGGTCACGGCCACAGCCACTGATCGCACGCACCACGCCGGGAAGGCCCCGCTCCGCAGCCGCGGAGCGGGGCCTTCCCGTTTGCCTTCTCGTTTGCCTTCCCGGACGCCGTGCCGTTCGCCTTCGCCGTTCCGTGGTGCCGTTCTGTCCTGTGGCTGTCTTCCCGTGGTGGGGCCTCAGGCCCCGTACGGCCTACCCGATCCGCCCATCTGCTGCTGCAGGGCACCGGGGTTGTAGTGCCACCAGCCCTCGACGATCTCTCCGTCCAGGCAGCGGAAGGTGGTGCTCCCGGACATCTCGTACGTCTTCCCGGTCGGTGCGACCCCCATGAACGGGCCCTTGTGGGTGCCGCGCCAGTTCCACACCGTCGTGACCATGTCGCCCTCGGCCAGCTGGGCCAGCGGCTCGAAGGTCATGTCGAAGGCGGCGCGCCACGTCTCCATGTCCGAGCGCATGGCCTCGCGTCCGATGACGGTGGACTCCGTCTTGCTGACGTCGTGGTCGATGTAGTTCGTCGCGAAGCACTCGTCGAGGACGCCCATGTTCCCGCCCATGGCCGCTTCCTCGAACACCCGCTGCGCGAGCTGCTTGTTGAGGTGCTCGTCGCGGACGACATCGAGGTTCATGAACTTCGGCATGCCTTCGCAGAGAGCCACCATCTCCTGGAACATCCGGTCCGTCTCGGGGAGTTGGGAGTTCTTCATGGCCTCCTCGTACGAGGCGAACTCCACCATGTCCACGTAGTGGTTCCGGGCCTCGCGGTCCTGGCCGATCATCGTGTGCGTGGCCGTGCGCCGGCCGCTGCTCTGCTCCGCCCAGCGGTCGATGAGCGCGTTCATCTCGTCGAACCGCCTGGTCTCGTAATCGATCACTTGTACGAATGTCATGGCGTCGCCTCCCGCGCTGGATGGGACAGGTCCAGTTTAGGGAGATTTCACCCGATCGGCCGCTTGTGGTAGGGCCTGGCGGGGTACCCTCCGGGGCTACTGGGGGCCGTACTTGCGGCCCGTGCGCGAGGACATCCCGCCCAGCAGTCCGCGCGGGGTCAGTTTCACCACGCCCATCAGCGCCTTGTACCGCGGGTCCGGGATCGACACCGTCTTCCCGCGGGCCAGGTCGGTCAGGGCCGTGGCCACCAGCTTGTCGGCGTCCAGCCACATCCAGCCGGGGATGTTGTCCGTGCCCATGCCGGCCCGCTGGTGGAACTCCGTCCGGACGAAGCCGGGGCACAGCGCCATCAGCCGCACCCCGGATCCCGCCAGGTCCCGCGCGGCGCCCTGGGTGAACTGCACGACCCAGGCCTTGCTCGCCCCGTAGGTACCGCGCGGTACGAAGGCGGCCACCGAGGCCACGTTGATGACGCCGCCGCGGCCGCGCGAGCGCATCGATTCCGTGGCCGCCGAGGTCAGCCGCAGGACCGCCTCGATGTGCACCTTCAGCATGGTCAGCTCGTCGGCCATGGAGACCTCGAGGTAGCGGCCCTTGTTGCCGAAGCCCGCGTTGTTGACCAAAAGGTCCACCGGGTGGGTGCGGTCGCCGAGGCGCTCCTCGACCGCCGCGATGCCCGCCTCCGTGGAGAGGTCGGCGACCAGCACGTCGGCCTCGATGCCGTGCCGGTCGTGCAGTTCGGTGGCCTGCTCGCCGAGCCGTTTCGTATCGCGTGCCACGAGCACCAGATTGTGTCCCTGGGCGGCCAGCCGCCGGGCGAAGGCGGCGCCGATGCCCGCCGTGGATCCTGTGATCAACGCAGTCGTCATAGGCGCAACCTAGCTTCCCCCGATGGCGGCGCTACCTCGCCCCGGCCCCTGCCCCGTACTTCTCCACATACAGGCGAACCCGCTCGTGGGCGCCCGGCTCCATCGCCTCACCGGCGGCGAGGGTGTGCGGCAGCAGGTGCCGCTCGGTGGTGAAGGCGCGGAACCACAGCCG comes from Streptomyces virginiae and encodes:
- a CDS encoding SDR family NAD(P)-dependent oxidoreductase, with amino-acid sequence MTTALITGSTAGIGAAFARRLAAQGHNLVLVARDTKRLGEQATELHDRHGIEADVLVADLSTEAGIAAVEERLGDRTHPVDLLVNNAGFGNKGRYLEVSMADELTMLKVHIEAVLRLTSAATESMRSRGRGGVINVASVAAFVPRGTYGASKAWVVQFTQGAARDLAGSGVRLMALCPGFVRTEFHQRAGMGTDNIPGWMWLDADKLVATALTDLARGKTVSIPDPRYKALMGVVKLTPRGLLGGMSSRTGRKYGPQ
- a CDS encoding ester cyclase; this encodes MTFVQVIDYETRRFDEMNALIDRWAEQSSGRRTATHTMIGQDREARNHYVDMVEFASYEEAMKNSQLPETDRMFQEMVALCEGMPKFMNLDVVRDEHLNKQLAQRVFEEAAMGGNMGVLDECFATNYIDHDVSKTESTVIGREAMRSDMETWRAAFDMTFEPLAQLAEGDMVTTVWNWRGTHKGPFMGVAPTGKTYEMSGSTTFRCLDGEIVEGWWHYNPGALQQQMGGSGRPYGA
- a CDS encoding sensor histidine kinase; this translates as MVSGIRARTAAAAALAMAAVLAGGGLWLHALLRANLLDNTTGRAELAARKVAAQLDNRTLPPGGRLPVPESGVDLVLVQDAAGRTVATTGDPKHTPDLTGVPLPGPGADARSAVLPPARPGGERRAVVVVEAPGAHRVYAMTVLGDVDDATRAVAIGLLAGAPPLTAFAAALAWWVTGRALRPVSAIRAELAAVTGSELDRRVPDPGGADEIARLARTVNDTLDRLERSDARQRQFTADASHELRNPLAAVRSRLEVALAMDRPDRESVAAALADTERLQAIAADLLLLARLDGGPAPRSEPVDLALLAAEDAARRGGGGDRVGPRVALRLDVGAPVPASGDPARLERALANLVDNALRYARAEVVVRATEHDGWAVLEVTDDGPGIPEADRDRVFERFVRLDADRGRASGGTGLGLAIAREIARAHGGDVRALPAPTGGARLVLRIP
- a CDS encoding LCP family protein is translated as MSAHRRKPTTRSRRRRPSRRRRAARTLLVCGCALVALAGGGAWYLYRDLAGGIGSSKALEGAERSKFGDSNILLMGLDSRRDQNGEKLPAEILDKLHAGSSDIGGYNANTLILLHVPGDGSQAKAFSVPRDDFVDIPGQGKDKIKKAYGLAKEKKQEQLAARGVEDGRQREQAGREAGRAAQIETVRNFLGVPIDHFAELNLAGFHHLADALGGVPVCLNKAVKDTYSGADFPAGPQTLDGGQSLAFVRQRHGLDGGDLDRTRRQQAFLAGAAKKLNSAGTFTDPAKLIKLIDVAKQDVVTDEGWDLSAFLKQAKNLSGGKVRFTTLPVERFGRNHGEDINVVDDMKIKRLIAEQIGPKDSAAPGTPGAPSSPSPSFSPSPSPSPSFSREAAPPPSSPSVPSAPQDVGGIPCVD
- the groL gene encoding chaperonin GroEL (60 kDa chaperone family; promotes refolding of misfolded polypeptides especially under stressful conditions; forms two stacked rings of heptamers to form a barrel-shaped 14mer; ends can be capped by GroES; misfolded proteins enter the barrel where they are refolded when GroES binds) encodes the protein MAKILKFDEDARRALERGVNKLADTVKVTIGPKGRNVVIDKKFGAPTITNDGVTIAREVELDDPYENLGAQLVKEVATKTNDIAGDGTTTATVLAQALVREGLRNVAAGASPAALKKGIDAAVKAVSEELLATARPIEDKSDIAAVAALSAQDQQVGELIAEAMDKVGKDGVITVEESNTFGLELEFTEGMAFDKGYLSPYMVSDQERMEAVLDDPYILINQGKISSIQDLLPLLEKVIQAGASKPLLIIAEDVEGEALSTLVVNKIRGTFNAVAVKAPGFGDRRKAMLQDMATLTGATVIAEEVGLKLDQAGLDVLGSARRVTISKDDTTIVDGGGSHEEVLGRVNQIKAEIESTDSDWDREKLQERLAKLAGGVCVIKVGAATEVELKEKKHRLEDAISATRAAVEEGIVSGGGSALVHAVKVLEGNLGLSGDEATGVAVVRRAAVEPLRWIAENAGLEGYVITSKVAELDKGQGFNAATGEYGDLVKAGVIDPVKVTRSALENAASIASLLLTTETLVVEKPAEDEGDAGHGHGHGHSH
- a CDS encoding response regulator transcription factor; the encoded protein is MRILVVEDEEGLAESLRRGLSADGHRVDVAHDGHRGLDLALAGGPYDVVLLDLMLPGPGGHEICTRMRAHGDTTPVLVLTARDGEHDEAEGLDSGADDYLTKPFSFVVLAARIRALARRAGTPDRGTLQAGDLVLDPQGRRCRRGDRDIELTARELGVLACLMEQPGRAVAKQDILDEVWETPHGIDPNIVEVYVSSLRKKIDAPFGRRSIRTVHGTGYRMAPDGG
- the groES gene encoding co-chaperone GroES; translated protein: MTTTSSKVAIKPLEDRIVVQPLDAEQTTASGLVIPDTAKEKPQEGVVLAVGPGRFEDGQRLPLDVTVGDIVLYSKYGGTEVKYSGEEYLVLSARDVLAIVEK